In the Acidimicrobiales bacterium genome, one interval contains:
- a CDS encoding response regulator transcription factor, whose product MTESQASVLIAEDEDSFVDALVLGLRREGFLTTVAHDGVEALNLFDAVQPDLVLLDVMLPKLSGLDVCRDIRARSSVPIIMVTAKGTELDTVVGLEVGADDYVSKPYRLRELVARMRAALRRAPRDEDETAAATEVLQVGEVRLDPGRHEVMVRSSDVTLPLKEFELLELLLANAGRVLTRDTLIDRIWGPHYVGDTKTLDVHIKRLRAKIEEDPSNPALITTIRGLGYRFEAGRRS is encoded by the coding sequence ATGACCGAGTCGCAGGCCTCCGTGCTCATCGCCGAGGACGAGGACTCCTTCGTCGACGCCCTGGTGCTCGGGCTCCGGCGAGAGGGCTTCCTCACGACCGTCGCCCACGACGGTGTCGAGGCGCTGAACCTGTTCGATGCGGTCCAGCCCGACCTCGTGCTCCTCGACGTGATGCTCCCCAAGCTGTCGGGCCTCGACGTGTGCCGGGACATCCGGGCCCGGTCGTCGGTGCCGATCATCATGGTGACGGCCAAGGGCACCGAGCTCGACACAGTTGTGGGACTGGAGGTGGGAGCGGACGACTACGTGTCCAAGCCCTACCGGCTGCGGGAGCTGGTGGCCCGGATGCGAGCAGCCCTGCGCCGCGCCCCGCGCGACGAGGACGAGACGGCGGCGGCCACCGAGGTGCTCCAGGTCGGGGAGGTGCGCCTCGACCCCGGTCGCCACGAGGTCATGGTGCGCTCGAGCGACGTCACGCTGCCGCTCAAGGAGTTCGAGCTGCTGGAGCTGCTGCTGGCCAACGCCGGCAGGGTCCTCACCCGTGACACGCTGATCGACCGGATCTGGGGGCCGCACTACGTGGGGGACACCAAGACCCTCGACGTCCACATCAAGCGGCTGCGGGCCAAGATCGAGGAGGACCCGTCCAACCCCGCGCTGATCACGACCATCCGCGGCCTCGGATACCGCTTCGAGGCCGGGCGGCGGAGCTGA
- a CDS encoding transcriptional repressor — MDSERRDRLVAMIRGHGGRVTTARRALVTALVQARGHVTADDLAALVQKAQPDVHLSTIYRSLDALERIGVVDHVHLGHGRAVYHLADEPHQHLVCEVCGAVVEVPDATFAELSDTLRRDYGFTIRPNHFAVLGRCRACAGA; from the coding sequence GTGGACTCCGAACGACGGGACCGGCTCGTCGCCATGATCCGCGGCCACGGGGGGCGAGTCACCACGGCGAGACGTGCGCTCGTCACCGCCCTGGTGCAGGCGAGGGGTCACGTGACCGCCGACGACCTTGCCGCGCTGGTACAGAAGGCGCAGCCGGACGTCCACCTGTCCACCATCTACCGTAGCCTCGACGCGCTCGAACGCATCGGTGTGGTCGACCACGTGCACCTCGGCCATGGCCGAGCCGTCTACCACCTCGCCGACGAGCCCCACCAGCACCTGGTGTGCGAGGTGTGTGGGGCCGTGGTCGAGGTGCCCGACGCGACCTTCGCCGAGCTGAGCGACACCCTCCGACGCGACTACGGGTTCACCATCCGGCCCAACCACTTCGCCGTGCTCGGGCGCTGCCGCGCCTGCGCGGGCGCTTAG
- the phoU gene encoding phosphate signaling complex protein PhoU: MTETRKAFHEELDEVRSDVIRLGAMVLEAIQGATAALLEGDLAAGEQVLRAGRDIDALRHKIEEKVFYLLAQQQPLAVDLRILVSILRVIHELELSGHLMVNTTRASRRLYPQELDPKLRGTIDRMREQATLQLQVAMDAFADLDATKASALFDMDDVMEDLQKDLFRAILGTNKIDETALQRAVQMALVGRFYERTADHAVTIGERVTFMVTGEMPLADSMPASLE, encoded by the coding sequence ATGACCGAGACCCGCAAGGCATTCCACGAGGAGCTGGACGAGGTGCGGTCCGACGTCATCCGGCTGGGGGCGATGGTCCTCGAAGCGATCCAGGGGGCCACGGCCGCCCTCCTGGAGGGCGACCTCGCCGCCGGAGAGCAGGTGCTGCGGGCGGGCCGCGACATCGACGCCCTCAGGCACAAGATCGAGGAGAAGGTGTTCTACCTGCTGGCCCAGCAGCAGCCGCTGGCGGTCGACCTGCGCATCCTGGTGAGCATCCTGCGCGTGATCCACGAGCTGGAGCTGTCAGGGCACCTCATGGTCAACACGACCAGGGCGTCCCGCCGCCTGTACCCCCAGGAGCTCGACCCCAAGCTGCGAGGCACGATCGACCGGATGCGCGAGCAGGCGACGCTGCAGCTCCAGGTGGCCATGGACGCCTTCGCCGACCTTGACGCCACCAAGGCGAGCGCGCTCTTCGACATGGACGACGTCATGGAGGATCTCCAGAAGGACCTCTTCCGAGCCATCCTCGGCACCAACAAGATCGACGAGACGGCCCTGCAACGGGCCGTGCAGATGGCGCTGGTCGGACGCTTCTACGAGCGGACCGCCGACCACGCCGTGACGATCGGTGAGCGGGTCACCTTCATGGTGACCGGAGAGATGCCGCTGGCTGATTCCATGCCGGCGAGCCTGGAGTGA
- the pstB gene encoding phosphate ABC transporter ATP-binding protein PstB — protein sequence MSKSIEAVGVNAWYGSVRAIDDITLTVDAKQVTALIGPSGCGKSTFLRTLNRMHEVVTGAGVSGKVLLDGEDIYAQSIDATAVRRTVGMVFQRPNPFPTMSIRDNVIAGLRLNGQRRKSELDDTTERVLRQTGLWGEVSKRLGDHAGGLSGGQQQRLCIARAIAVEPAVLLMDEPCSALDPISTLIIEDLISELKDSYTIVIVTHNLQQAARVSDSTGFFTINAAGEPGHLVEIGSTSKMFTNPSEERTEAYITGRFG from the coding sequence ATGTCGAAATCGATCGAAGCCGTCGGTGTCAACGCGTGGTACGGGTCTGTCCGGGCTATCGACGACATCACCCTGACCGTCGACGCCAAGCAGGTCACCGCCCTGATCGGCCCCTCGGGCTGCGGCAAGTCGACGTTCCTCCGGACGCTCAATCGCATGCACGAGGTCGTCACGGGCGCCGGTGTGTCCGGCAAGGTGCTGCTCGACGGCGAGGACATCTACGCCCAGAGCATCGACGCCACCGCTGTCCGGCGCACGGTTGGCATGGTCTTCCAACGGCCCAACCCGTTCCCGACCATGTCCATACGCGACAACGTGATCGCCGGCCTGAGGCTGAACGGCCAGCGCCGCAAATCCGAGCTCGACGACACGACCGAGCGAGTCTTGCGCCAGACGGGCCTCTGGGGCGAGGTCAGCAAGCGCCTGGGAGACCACGCCGGTGGCCTCTCCGGCGGACAGCAGCAGCGGCTGTGCATCGCCCGGGCGATCGCCGTCGAGCCGGCCGTCCTGCTCATGGACGAGCCGTGCTCGGCCCTCGACCCGATCTCCACGCTGATCATCGAAGATCTCATCAGCGAGCTGAAGGACAGCTACACGATCGTCATCGTCACCCACAATCTCCAACAAGCGGCGCGCGTGAGCGACTCGACCGGCTTCTTCACCATCAACGCGGCGGGCGAGCCGGGCCACCTCGTGGAGATCGGCTCGACCTCGAAGATGTTCACGAATCCCTCCGAGGAGCGCACTGAGGCGTACATCACCGGTCGGTTCGGATGA
- a CDS encoding DUF6112 family protein, which yields MPMWLSAVSVSPDPHALPGIDELKSLTDGLAAWALGLALAALLVGAALWAVGAHAQNFQQSLVGRRAVLIAGLAALLIGAAPELVNFFFSAGQAVHQ from the coding sequence ATGCCGATGTGGTTGAGCGCAGTGAGCGTGAGCCCGGACCCCCATGCCCTCCCGGGCATCGACGAGCTGAAGAGCCTCACCGACGGTCTGGCCGCCTGGGCGCTGGGCCTCGCCCTCGCCGCCCTGCTGGTAGGGGCGGCCCTGTGGGCCGTCGGCGCCCACGCCCAGAACTTCCAGCAGTCCCTGGTGGGACGGCGGGCCGTGCTCATTGCCGGGCTCGCCGCTCTGTTGATCGGCGCCGCGCCCGAGCTGGTCAACTTCTTCTTCAGCGCCGGGCAGGCGGTGCACCAGTAG
- a CDS encoding ATP-binding protein, which yields MTGVDAGIVVAAGVGGIAAGWLLGIVGRRRLRQRLVLVGSKLGANGSPNGAGLAGTLTRLEHSADGAAQAASAVSSDGIRLRRALDSITQGVVISNEHGEVVFRNSRATKVIGTRHGDALAAQAVDELLTESWGGAPGERTLELYGPPRRTLMMHSEIIDDGNRPLGIVAVLDDVSDRRRLEAVRRDFVANVSHELKTPVGALCLLAETLLAENDAEVSQRLAGRIQSESLRVNRIIEDLLDLSRIEAEEHPPREPLLASLIMAEAVERVRSAAEQRGVKLLVGEPDPPVTLMGDRRQLVAALNSLLENAVKYSDEGSSVEVFGQANGAWVELVVRDQGIGIPARDLERIFERFYRVDHGRSRQTGGTGLGLSIVRHVANNHQGLVHVESREGEGSMFTLRLPVASVPVR from the coding sequence ATGACCGGCGTCGACGCCGGCATCGTCGTCGCTGCCGGGGTCGGCGGCATCGCGGCAGGCTGGCTCCTCGGGATCGTAGGCCGGCGACGGCTGCGCCAACGTCTCGTCCTCGTCGGTTCCAAGCTCGGTGCCAACGGATCTCCGAACGGCGCGGGCCTCGCGGGCACGCTGACCCGCCTCGAGCACTCCGCCGACGGTGCCGCGCAGGCGGCCAGCGCCGTCAGCTCGGACGGCATCCGTCTCCGGCGCGCCCTCGACTCGATCACCCAGGGGGTGGTCATCAGCAACGAGCATGGCGAGGTCGTGTTTCGCAACTCCCGGGCGACGAAGGTCATCGGGACCCGGCACGGCGACGCTCTCGCAGCCCAGGCCGTCGACGAGCTGCTCACCGAATCGTGGGGCGGGGCCCCTGGAGAGCGCACGCTCGAGCTCTACGGCCCGCCGCGGCGCACCCTGATGATGCACAGCGAGATCATCGACGACGGCAACCGGCCCCTCGGCATCGTGGCCGTGCTCGACGACGTGTCGGACCGCCGCCGCCTGGAGGCCGTCCGCCGTGATTTCGTCGCCAACGTCAGCCATGAGCTCAAGACGCCAGTGGGGGCGCTCTGCCTCCTGGCTGAGACGTTGCTGGCCGAGAACGACGCCGAGGTGTCCCAGCGCCTCGCCGGCCGGATCCAGTCCGAGTCCCTTCGGGTGAACCGGATCATCGAGGACCTGCTCGATCTGAGCCGCATCGAAGCCGAGGAGCATCCTCCGCGCGAGCCGCTGCTCGCCAGCCTCATCATGGCCGAGGCCGTCGAGCGGGTGCGGTCGGCCGCGGAGCAGCGGGGCGTCAAGCTCCTCGTCGGCGAGCCCGACCCTCCGGTCACGCTCATGGGCGACCGCCGGCAGCTGGTGGCCGCGCTGAACAGCCTGCTGGAGAACGCCGTCAAGTACTCCGACGAGGGGTCGAGCGTCGAGGTGTTCGGCCAGGCCAACGGCGCCTGGGTGGAGCTCGTCGTGCGCGATCAAGGGATCGGGATACCCGCCCGTGACCTCGAACGCATCTTCGAGCGGTTCTACCGGGTCGACCACGGCCGCAGCCGACAGACAGGAGGAACCGGCTTGGGACTGTCCATCGTCCGGCACGTGGCCAACAACCATCAGGGCCTCGTGCATGTGGAGTCGCGCGAGGGCGAAGGCTCGATGTTCACCCTGCGCCTGCCCGTTGCGTCGGTGCCCGTCCGATGA
- a CDS encoding ABC transporter ATP-binding protein, which translates to MPAAIDVSDLVVRYGLMTAVDGLNLTCEAGEVLALLGPNGAGKTTTVETLEGYRRPTSGAVRVLGLDPIADRRALAPKIGVMLQRGGVYPAMSPREALRLFAAYYDDPEDPDALVERVALRDVERTPWRRLSGGEQQRLSLALALVGRPSAAFLDEPTAGVDPAGRLAIRQAVADLRDGGAAVLLTTHEMEEAERLADRIVIIDRGVVVAGGSPAELMTAGAGHEIRFGAPPGLAAGDLGASLGAVVTEERPGEYRVDTEATPATVAALTAWLAAHDLPLADLRAGRQRLEDVFLRLTAPSPKGGG; encoded by the coding sequence ATGCCAGCCGCCATCGACGTGAGCGATCTCGTCGTGCGCTACGGCCTGATGACCGCCGTCGACGGTCTGAACCTCACCTGCGAGGCCGGTGAGGTGCTCGCCCTCCTCGGACCCAACGGCGCCGGCAAGACCACGACGGTCGAGACCCTCGAGGGGTACCGACGGCCGACAAGTGGCGCGGTGCGGGTGCTGGGTCTCGACCCCATCGCCGACCGACGGGCGCTGGCCCCGAAGATCGGGGTCATGCTCCAGCGCGGCGGCGTCTACCCGGCGATGAGCCCGCGCGAGGCCCTGCGGCTGTTCGCCGCCTACTACGACGATCCGGAGGACCCCGACGCCCTCGTGGAGCGGGTCGCGCTTCGAGACGTGGAGCGGACCCCGTGGCGACGCCTGTCGGGCGGCGAGCAGCAACGCCTCTCGCTGGCGCTCGCCCTCGTGGGCCGGCCCAGCGCGGCGTTCCTCGACGAGCCCACGGCGGGGGTGGACCCGGCGGGCCGGCTGGCCATTCGTCAGGCCGTGGCGGATCTTCGCGACGGGGGCGCGGCCGTGCTCCTCACGACCCACGAGATGGAAGAAGCGGAGCGGCTGGCCGATCGCATCGTGATCATCGACCGCGGCGTCGTCGTGGCCGGGGGGAGCCCGGCCGAGCTGATGACCGCCGGTGCCGGCCACGAGATCCGCTTCGGCGCGCCGCCCGGCCTGGCGGCGGGCGACCTCGGCGCGTCGCTGGGCGCTGTCGTCACGGAGGAGCGTCCGGGCGAATACCGCGTCGACACCGAGGCGACGCCTGCGACCGTCGCCGCCCTCACCGCCTGGCTCGCCGCCCACGACCTGCCACTGGCCGATCTGCGGGCCGGTCGACAGCGCCTCGAGGACGTCTTCCTGCGGCTGACGGCGCCATCCCCAAAGGGCGGCGGCTGA
- the serS gene encoding serine--tRNA ligase — translation MIDIQLVRREPDRVRAALARRGADSDLDRLLALDARWREETARRDEVRRRIKDLSREVGEARRAGDAARAEELAGQSRPLGPEERAIDAQLAALDAERRELLLEIPNLPDPAAPDGSSPADNVVLRWWSPGTGAEGSSGPPDALEYQPHQRVPHWEIGAELGLLDMERAAKLSGSMFPMYRGMGATLLRAMTTLALDRHADAFEEVRPPTLVRTETMVSTGHLPKFADEAYHIERDDLWAIPTAEVPLASLRRGEILTEGELPARLTAATACFRREAGAAGRDTRGLLRVHEFDKVELFAYTTPGQAHEVFEDMVRRAEALLQELGLAYRVLDLCAGDLGQASARTFDLEVYSPGTDQWLEVSSASWCADYQARRANVRYRPQDGSGPALVHTLNGSALAWGRPWAALVETGRREDGSISLPECLRPYLGGATEIPAP, via the coding sequence ATGATCGACATTCAGCTCGTGCGTCGCGAGCCGGACCGGGTGCGGGCGGCGCTGGCCCGGCGGGGCGCCGACTCGGACCTCGATCGCCTCCTCGCCCTCGATGCGAGATGGCGGGAGGAGACCGCTCGGCGAGACGAGGTACGCCGGCGCATCAAGGATCTGTCCCGGGAGGTGGGGGAGGCGCGCCGGGCGGGAGACGCGGCGCGGGCCGAGGAGCTGGCGGGGCAGAGCCGTCCGCTCGGCCCCGAGGAGCGGGCCATCGATGCGCAGCTGGCTGCCCTCGATGCCGAGCGGCGCGAGCTCCTCCTCGAGATCCCGAACCTTCCGGATCCCGCCGCGCCCGACGGCAGCTCGCCGGCCGACAACGTGGTCCTGCGCTGGTGGTCGCCCGGGACCGGAGCCGAGGGCAGCTCGGGGCCTCCGGACGCCTTGGAGTACCAGCCCCACCAGCGCGTGCCGCACTGGGAGATCGGAGCCGAGCTGGGGCTGCTGGACATGGAGCGGGCGGCGAAGCTGTCGGGGTCCATGTTCCCCATGTACCGCGGCATGGGAGCGACCCTGCTGCGAGCCATGACCACCCTCGCCCTCGATCGCCACGCCGACGCCTTCGAAGAGGTCCGCCCGCCGACGCTGGTCCGCACGGAGACAATGGTCTCGACCGGCCACCTGCCCAAGTTCGCCGACGAGGCCTACCACATCGAGCGCGATGACCTGTGGGCGATTCCGACCGCCGAGGTGCCCTTGGCGTCGTTGCGGCGCGGTGAGATCCTCACCGAAGGCGAGCTGCCGGCGCGGCTGACGGCGGCGACGGCATGCTTTCGTCGGGAGGCGGGAGCCGCGGGACGGGATACCCGAGGCCTGCTCCGGGTCCACGAGTTCGACAAGGTCGAGCTCTTCGCGTACACGACGCCCGGGCAGGCACACGAGGTCTTCGAGGACATGGTTCGCCGGGCCGAGGCATTGCTCCAGGAGCTCGGTCTGGCCTACCGCGTCCTCGACCTGTGCGCCGGCGACCTGGGCCAGGCGTCGGCGCGCACGTTCGACCTCGAGGTGTACTCACCGGGTACCGACCAGTGGCTCGAGGTGTCGTCGGCCTCGTGGTGCGCGGACTACCAGGCTCGCCGGGCCAACGTGCGCTACCGCCCCCAGGACGGCTCGGGCCCCGCCCTCGTGCACACGCTCAACGGCTCGGCCCTGGCGTGGGGCCGGCCGTGGGCCGCCCTCGTCGAGACGGGTCGCCGGGAGGACGGATCGATCAGCCTCCCCGAGTGCCTGCGCCCGTATCTCGGGGGCGCCACCGAGATCCCCGCGCCGTAG